In Clostridium thermosuccinogenes, the genomic stretch TCGCCCGTTTGGTGGGAGGGGAGTATCAAACTCTGTCCCTCTGGAGGCACGAAACCTCTGAATTTGATCTGGAGGAAGGCTGCTATCGGGTTCTGACGGGGCAAAGGCTGACAGACGGCTCCATGCTTCTGAATGCATATTATTTGGAAATGAAAAAGGGAGAAGATGTTGTTCTGGAAGTTTCCATACCTAAGGAGAGAAATCAAATGGAATGGATAACCCTGCCGGATGACAATATACCTGCCCAACCGGTAGATATCGGATTATCTTCTGCCCTATACCGGGAATACAACATTCTGGCTTACATAGAGCCTGCCAAGGAGCCGACGGAGCATTTCCTCAGGGAACTGATGAATGCTTCAGAGACAATTAAGGGCAGACAGGTGGGAATTGTATTGATTGCTGCCGGAAGAAACCATACTCTGGAGCAGGTTTTGAAAGAATTTCCGGACATCAGGCTCATTGAGACGGAAGACACAACCTTTGCAGAGAAACTGCTTGCCCGGCTTGGACTCCCAGCAGGAAACTATCCAGTACAGACCATGATTCGTAAGACGACGGAAGGCATGGCAGCATTATATTATTGCAGCGGATACTGTGTGGGTTCCGTTGACCTGATGCTAAAGTGCATATAGTGAATTTTATAGATATAAGAATTAAGAATAAAGAATACACACTTAAGAGGGTGGTATAATCTGCCCTCTTTTTCGTTTGCCTATGAAAGTGAGAGAAAAAAACCTTAAAAAATGCATCCTACTAAAAAATCCCGTTCATATTATCACTACTTAATATATATCCTTCATGGAAAAATCGGGATAAGCAATGCAAAACCCATAGCATCAAGGAAAAGCTAATGTGAAATATGGATGTAAAAGTGAGTTTAAGTACCTATATAAATTAAAGAAGATGCTCTTAAAAAATGATGAACTTTCACTATACTTGTGATATACTCTAATCTGTATGCGAGATGCAGGAAGCATTTTCATGTCGTTCTAAGTATAACCCCTGCGTTATGCATGCTGCGAATAAAAGATAGGTGGGAATGAAAATAGATATATGGTGGGGAACTCTAAAAAGCACATCATCAGAAAAATGAGAGTGTTTATGTTTGTATATTGGGCGATGATGCTCAGCGTGACGGGAATGTATACCATGTACCTTGGAGATATAGGCTTTACCAAAGGAGAAATAGGGATTGCGGTCACTATTTATATGGTATCGGCCTTAATAGGCCAGAATGTTTTTGGATATCTGGCAGATAAAACCGGGAACATAAAAAAGGTTTTTACATTATCAACCGCTACGGGAATATTGATTGCCACATTGCTGGCTTTTGCAAAATCAAGCATTCAGATTTATGTTTTGATATTTTTATGGGGTTTCTTTATATGTGGAACAGTACCTCTTTCCGATGTGTGGTGTATAAATAGCCTGAAGGCCAGCAATGAACTAAATGATTACGGGAAAATCCGGGGCTTCGGATCTATCGGATATGGCATTTCGGGAGTTTTATTAGGGCTGACTCTCCAGTTCTTTGGATGGAAAGCATATTATTGGTATATCGCAGCATGTGTTTGTCTGACCTTGCTGGCAATATTCGCTATAGGTGATAAGGAAGAAAAGGCAGGTATAAAGGGGACTAAGGATAATAAAAGGACTTCAAAAGAGGTTTCTGCAATTGATGCCTTAAAAGAGATAATAAAGATAAAGCCTCTGGTTTCGATGGTAATTCTGATATTCATATACAGCTTTGTAGTGAAAGGAATATACAATTACCTGGGAGTTTTGATAGGCGATTATGGCGGAGGACCACTCAATCTGGGTTTTACCTATTTTTTTGATGCATCTCCTGAGATAGTGACATTTTTCCTTACGACAAGGCTTTTGAGAAGATTCCATAGCAAAAAGCTTGTGTTTGTGGCATTTTTGCTGCAGACGTTGAGATTGACCTTCATTTTGATATTCAACAGTGCTCTTGCAGTAACTCTATTGGGCACATTATCCGGTTTTGCTTATGGACTGCTCTCATCTTCATATAAGACTTATTTATATGAACTGGCTC encodes the following:
- a CDS encoding MFS transporter encodes the protein MRVFMFVYWAMMLSVTGMYTMYLGDIGFTKGEIGIAVTIYMVSALIGQNVFGYLADKTGNIKKVFTLSTATGILIATLLAFAKSSIQIYVLIFLWGFFICGTVPLSDVWCINSLKASNELNDYGKIRGFGSIGYGISGVLLGLTLQFFGWKAYYWYIAACVCLTLLAIFAIGDKEEKAGIKGTKDNKRTSKEVSAIDALKEIIKIKPLVSMVILIFIYSFVVKGIYNYLGVLIGDYGGGPLNLGFTYFFDASPEIVTFFLTTRLLRRFHSKKLVFVAFLLQTLRLTFILIFNSALAVTLLGTLSGFAYGLLSSSYKTYLYELAPEKYKASCMSLCETTIGMSAVFSAPVFGFLFDKFGANFTITFGLVIYIISVIMLLWNFRMDRKANVMNTGTVLRQ